A region of the Acinetobacter defluvii genome:
CAGCGCAACCTGAGCAATATAGTGCGGTGTTGATGCAAGGCAGTGGCAGTTTTTCTGTTGAATCCGTCTTGGGTTCTGTGATTCCACAAGATGGCAAAATTTTAATCATCAATAACGGAGCTTATGGCGCACGTATGGTGCAAATGGCACGTTGCCTGAACATTGATGTGGTGGAATTACGCTATCCTGAAATGCAAATTCCTCAACTCGCAGATATTGAAAAAGCGCTTGAAGATGAAAGCATTAGTCATGTGTCGTGTGTGCATTGTGAAACTACCACAGGTTTACTGAATCCGATTCAAGAGATTGGACGCATTGTCAAAGCGAAAAATAAAGTATGGATCGTCGATGCAATGAGTTCTTTTGGTGGTGTGCCAATGGACATTGCAGAATTAGACATTGATTTCCTGATTTCAAGTGCAAATAAATGCATTCAAGGCGTACCGGGTTTTGGTTTTATTTTGACAAAAATAGAACAATTACAGGCATGTAAAGGCTTGGCACGTTCTGTCAGTTTAGATCTATACGACCAATGGAACACCATGGAACAGCAGGGTGGTAAATGGCGTTTTACCTCACCAACCCATGTGGTACGTGCATTTTATCAAGCACTGCTCGAGTTGGAGCAAGAGGGCGGTGTCACGGCTCGTTATCAGCGTTATTTGAATAATCAGCAACGCCTGTCTACAGGCATGCAAGCACTTGGTTTTGAAATGGTCTTAGATCAAAACACGCCACAATCTCCAATTATCACAACATTCCTTTATCCAAATGAAGACGATTTTAGCTTCCAAGCCTTGTATGAAAATCTGAAACAAGCAGGTTTTGTCATTTATCCCGGCAAAGTCACCGATTTAAATTGTTTCCGTATTGGCAATATCGGTGAGGTTTATTTGGATGATATTGAACGACTTTTAACAGCGATTGAGCAATATCGTCAGGCTTAATTTTATTTTCACAATTTATTTATATATCAATTTAATACACAAACTTTTAGGACAAACTTATGAGCATTTCACATTCAGCATTACAAGCAGTTATTTTCGATTGGGCAGGTACGACAGTAGACTTTGGTTCACGTGCACCAATTTTGGCATTCATGGCTTTATTTGCAGACAATCAAGTTGAAATTTCAATCGAAGAAGCACGTGCACCAATGGGTTTAGAGAAACGTGATCACATTGCTGCCGTGTTAAAAATGCCACGTGTTGCAGAGGCATGGAAACAAGCACTTGGTGCGGAAGTGACTGTTGCAGACATTGACCGTTTGTATCAAGACTTTATTCCATACCAATTAAAAAGCATTCCAACCTGTTCAAAGTTGATTCCAGGTGCATTAGAGGCTTTTGCTGATATTCGTGCGCGTGGTGCAAAAATTGGCAGTAATACTGGCTATGCGTCGATGATGATTGGTCAATTGGTACAAGATGCGGCAGATCAAGGTTATGTACCAGACTGCATTATCACGGCAAGTGATGTGAAACATGGTCGCCCATATCCTGAAATGTTGTGGAAAAACTTGATTGAACTGGATGTGTTAGATATTGAAACTGTGGTGAAAGTCGATGACACGGTGGTTGGTATTGAAGAAGGTTTAAATGGTGGTTGTTGGACTGTTGGCTTGGCTGTGAGTGGTAATGAAGTCGGTTTAAGCTTTGAAGAATGGTCTGCACTTTCTGCAACTGAACAAGCTGGTTTAAAAGGAAAAGCCTATGCCAAAATGAATGCTTCGGGCGCACATTATGTGATTGATAGTATTGCTGATCTACCTGCAGTATTGGATGCGATTGAACAACGTTTGGCGAATGGTGAAAAGCCTTAATTTAATTTTTATTAAAAACAGAATACTAACCCATATATGGGTTAGTATTCATTTTAGATTCTTTGATTTAATTTACTTTATATCAATCAAGAGTTGATTAAATATAAGTATTTGACTTATAAATTAGGCAGCATTTGATTTGGAGGCGTGTTATTTACCCATTGAAATATTTATTTTTATTCGCAGCGATAGTGTCACTGCTTATTATAGTGTACAAATCTGATCATGCTGTGGAACCTATGCATAGCAAAAGTAAAGAAATTAAAAGCTTTCCTAGGTTGGGGACCATACTCACAGAATGTAAGGATGTAGATCCGCCTGAAGGATTGGATAAAAACAAATATTATGATTACTGTAAATGTGTTAAGAATCCTGTTGATATGCGTAGCAAAGAAGAAAAACGAGAAGTGTGCCGCACAGTGTAATCTGTCCTAAGTGATACTTTTAGACATTTGAACTTTCAAATAAGTGATTTTGCCGTATATAGCCGAAATATTTTATGAAAGATACAATTGTAATTTTATAACAAGCAAAATTTCGGTATGCTGTTCAAGTTCTTAAGTTGCTCAATGAAATAATGCTGAAAAAAAGTCATTTCATCTTGCTGTTATTTGCTTTGCTGATCTTCCAAAGTCTTTGGAATGTTGCAGCGGCATTCTGCGTGCATG
Encoded here:
- the phnW gene encoding 2-aminoethylphosphonate--pyruvate transaminase, giving the protein MNAKIELENEIANQAAQELENKYLLLTPGPLSTSTTVRRVMQRDWCTWDKEYNALVQNIRSRLVGMATAQPEQYSAVLMQGSGSFSVESVLGSVIPQDGKILIINNGAYGARMVQMARCLNIDVVELRYPEMQIPQLADIEKALEDESISHVSCVHCETTTGLLNPIQEIGRIVKAKNKVWIVDAMSSFGGVPMDIAELDIDFLISSANKCIQGVPGFGFILTKIEQLQACKGLARSVSLDLYDQWNTMEQQGGKWRFTSPTHVVRAFYQALLELEQEGGVTARYQRYLNNQQRLSTGMQALGFEMVLDQNTPQSPIITTFLYPNEDDFSFQALYENLKQAGFVIYPGKVTDLNCFRIGNIGEVYLDDIERLLTAIEQYRQA
- the phnX gene encoding phosphonoacetaldehyde hydrolase, producing the protein MSISHSALQAVIFDWAGTTVDFGSRAPILAFMALFADNQVEISIEEARAPMGLEKRDHIAAVLKMPRVAEAWKQALGAEVTVADIDRLYQDFIPYQLKSIPTCSKLIPGALEAFADIRARGAKIGSNTGYASMMIGQLVQDAADQGYVPDCIITASDVKHGRPYPEMLWKNLIELDVLDIETVVKVDDTVVGIEEGLNGGCWTVGLAVSGNEVGLSFEEWSALSATEQAGLKGKAYAKMNASGAHYVIDSIADLPAVLDAIEQRLANGEKP